The segment GCAGCGGGCGATATTGATTCCATTGTTATTGAATCAACAGGGATTAGTGAGCCAATACCTGTCGCTCAAACATTTTCATATATTGATGAGGAAACAGGCATTGATTTAACATCGCACTGTCGATTAGATGCTATGATTACTGTAGTAGATGCCAATCGTTTTTGGTATGACTATGAGAGTGGCGAAACGTTGCTGGAGCGAAAGCAAACAGATGATATTTACGATCAACGCGATGTATCCGATTTATTAATTGATCAAATTGAATTTGCAGATATTATTTGTGTGACGAAGGCAGATTTAGTGACACCTGAATATCTTGAGGTTTTGCAAGCATTTCTTTTAAAGCTAAACCCCGATGCTGAACAGCATATCGTTAAAAATGGCATTATTAAGCCCGAGCTATTATTAGATCGTCATTTATTTGATTTTGATAAAGCAAGCCAGGGCGCTGGTTGGATTAAAGAGCTAAATGAGGAACATGTTCCTGAAACTGAAGAATACGGCATTTCATCATTTGTGTACCGCAGAAGAAGACCTTTTCATCCGCAGCGCTGGTATGAGTGGCTAGATCAGTTACCAGTTGAAATTGTTAGAGCAAAAGGCTTCTTTTGGCTAGCCACAAGAGATATACCTGGCATATTATCACAAGCAGGGGCTTCTATCCAATTTCAAGGAGCTGGTGAATGGATTGCTGATTTACCTCAAGAGCTTCAGGAGGCAGAATTGAAGGAGGACCCAGCATTAAGAGCACGTTGGGATGAAACATACGGTGATAAGCAAACCGAATTAGTTTTTATTGGCATAGAGCTTGATCGTGAAGAAATCGAAAGTGAACTGGATAAATGTTTATTAACAGATGCTGAAATGATGGAGGATTGGCAACAATTTAGTGATCCCTTACCGAAATTTATTGTCAGCACTTGATGAAATGGGCTTTGCATTAGCAGAGCCCTCAGTATGCCTGGCGTATATCATTTATCATTAGATCAGCTGTTGCTTGAATTACAGAAGCTTCATGTTTTAGGATTAAATAAAATTATGCTATTTGGCATGCCAGCTGTTAAAGATGAATTAGGCAGTGGGACATTTCAGAAAGATGACATCATTCAACGTGCTACGCGATTAATGAAAGAAAATTATCCTAATTTTTTAGTGATTGCTGATACATGTATTTGTCAATATACAACAGATGGCCATTGTGGTTTATTGCAGGATGGCGTTATTGTAAATGCTGCCAGCTTAGAAATTCATAATCAAGTGGCTTTATCACAAGCTATTGCTGGAGTTGATATAGTAGCACCAGCAAGTATGATGGATGGATTTGTAGCCTCGATTAGAGCTACATTAGACAATCATGGTTTTGAACATACGCCAATTATGTCCTATGGGATAAAATATAGCTCTGCTTTTTATGGGTCATTTAGAGATGAGCAGCAAGTAGTAGCAGAAACCTTTCTAGGTATGTTTAGAGCAGGTGCGGATGCTATCATTACATATTCCACTAAAGATTGTGCTAAATGGCTACATAATAGCAGAGCCATGTAAAAATAACATTGTATAAAAATTTATATTTAGACATATTCTTATTTGTAGTAATATTTTTTACTTGAATTATAGACAATAAAGGTCTGTAATATATATTTTGAAAATGGAGGAACAGTGTGATGAATAAATATGATTGTATTGTTATTGGGGGCGGACCTGCTGGATTAAGTGCAGCCTTAACTTTAGGAAGAGCGTGTAGAAAGGTTGCTCTATTTGATAATGAAACAAATCGCAATCGTGTGACACAGACATCACATGGCTTTTTAACGAGAGATGGTATTACACCGTTACAATTTAAAAGCATTGCGATGAAGGAATTGGAGGCTTATCCTACTATTTCAGTTTTGCATCAGACCGTTATTGCTATAAAGAAAGAGGAAACTAATTTATTTTTAGTGCAAACAGCCAATAATGAGTCTTATTTATCCGAAAAAATACTATTAGCTACTGGTATACAGGAGGAGTTTTTTCTAGCACAGATTCGACAATATTATGGTAAAAGCTTATTTAGCTGCCCTTATTGTGATGGCTGGGAGCAAAAGGAAAAAGCGTTAGCTATACTAGCAGAAGATGAAGAACATATTCTGCATATGACTAAGCTGGTTTATAATTGGTCACGGGATTTAATGGTGTTTACAAATGGCAATCCATTATCCGATGAAGTTCATCATGAATTGGAGCGTAGAAAGATTAAAATTTATACAGCTACTATTAAAAACTTACATGGCGAGCATGGTAACTTGCAGAGCATTGAATTAGCAACAGGTGACAATATTGCAAGAAGTGGTGGTTTTGTCGTGCCGAGCTTTATGCGTCCAAATAAATTTGCTGAACAATTGCATTGTCAATTTGATGAAAACCAGTGCATTATTACAGACGGCACTGGGCAAACGACAGTGAGCGGCGTATATATTGCAGGTGAAACTAAAAAGGCAGTTCCATCCTCGTTAATGATTGCTGCTGCTGAAGGGTTTCAGGCTGCTGTAAGCATCAATATGGATTTAATAGTAGCTAGATTTTAATGGAGTAAGATTGTTTTCTTGTGCGCTCTAAACTTGAATTGACCTGCCATTATATAAGCTATAGAAGAATATGTTAAAAGGGTTCTTTTGCTGGTATTTCCCTCTATCAAAAGAACCTTTTTTAATGGGCTGGTCAGGTTGTTTTTATGAAAGATTTCCCTCCAAAGCCAGTAGTCTATTAATATTACCGTATTTTTAGCGTTTATTTATTGGAAGCATAGTAATATTATTGTCTAGTAAAGCAAATTTAAGTTTGATTGGTAGATTTCATCATGAAAAACTTAGAAGATGGTTTTACATATTATAGTAACTATCTATTATTTGCGAGAACTATACATATTAAAAAAATAACTAGAGTGGTAATATAGTTTTCAAGGAATAGTATGATTTTTTAAAATTTGGAGGAACCCACATATGACAAAACAACTCAAAGGCCGTAAATTTTTCGTAACAGCAGCTACAGCAGCACTTGTTGCATCTGCTATTGTACCAGTAGCATCAGCAGCTGAATTAAAGGATGCCGATAGTATTTCATCTTGGGCAAAGGAAGCTGTGCAATTTTTAACGGATAAAGGATTTATCCAAGGTGATGAAAAAGGAAACTTCAATCCAGCGGGTACACTTACGCGTGCAGAGGCTGCGGAAGTATTATCAAAAGCGTTAGATTTAAAGGCAACAGGCACAGAGGATTTTTCAGATGTAGATGAAAAAGACTGGTTCTATAATGCGGTGCTTGCAACATCACCAGAATTATTTGATGGGATGGGCAATGGTAAATTTGAGCCAAAAGCACAATTAACAAGAGAACAAGCAGCGAAAGTCATTGTAGAGGGCTATCAATTAACAGGTGAAGCTGATCTTGGTCAATTTGCAGATGCTGCTAAAGCTTCTAAATGGGCTGTATCGTACTTAGAAATAGCTGTTGCTAACGGAGTTATTAACGGTAAAGGTGCACTATTAGCACCACAAGATAAAATTAGCCGAGAAGAATTTGCAACAATGATTAAACGTACAATTGATGCAGTGGAAGATGTAGAGGAAGAAGAGGTAGTGCCAGCCGTAGAAGCTGTAAAAGGATTAAATGCAAGAGAATTTGAGGTTAAATTTAACACAGCTGTTGATGCGAAAGATGCTGTTATTTTAACGAAGTATGCTATTGAAGGCGTAAGCATCACAAACGCCATTATAGCTGAAGATGGCATGACTGTTACATTAACAACGGATAAAGCACTGAAATTAACGCATGGGAAAGTAACTGTAAAACCAATTAAAACAAAGGCAGATGCTACTGTTTTAACAGAAGAATTGAATACATTAACAACGTTTGAGGATAAAACATCTGCTGCTATTCTAGCTGTTGAACCAAAAGATACTACAGCGGTTATTACATTTAATGAGCATGTACAAAATGCAGGAACGGTAAATGTAAATGGTGTTCAACTGCCTGCTGACCGCTACACGCTATCTGATAAAACATTAACAATTACAGGCTTAACACCTGAACAATCTTATAAAGTCGATATTGTGGGCGCAACTGACTTTGCTAATAATATTGCTCATCCTCTTACTGTGAGCTTTACAACGCTGAAACCAGCAGCTGATCATACAAAGCCAACAGTAGCTACAACAGTGAATGGCACAGATATTATCCTTGATTTCTCAGAGGAATTAGTAAAGCAAAATCTTGATGCTAATACAACTACAGAAGAATATGCAAAGGTAACTGTTGGAACAACTGTCTTTTATTTGACGAATGCTCAGCTTAAAGATGCTACAGATAAAACGGTATTCACACTTAATGCGGCATCTGCTTTAGGTACATCGCAATTTATTAATACAAAAATTAAAGTAGAGGGTCATAGAGATTTAGCTGGTAATGTGGGCGACGCATTTGAAACAAATGCTATTTTATCAAAAGACACAACACCTGCTACGCTTGTAGCTGCTTCAGCAAAAATGCTCGTTGCAGATAATAGTAATGTAGCAACAGATGTAGATGCACTATACCTGACGTTTAATGAGCCTGTAACAGTGAATGGCAATTTAACACTTAAATCAAAAAATGGTATTGTTTATACGGCTGGTAGTGTAACAGCAGTAAAAGCCGATGCTGGCGTTGATGTAGATGGTAATGGCAAAATTGAGGGTGCTGAGAAAAATACAGTAAAAGTAGCTATTGATTTAGATAGCAATTCTAGCTATTTATTTGAGCTGGCTGCGAATGCGGTAACAGATGTAGCTGGCAATGTTACAGCAAATACAATAGCATTTAATGTTGCTACTGGAGCGTTTGAAACTGTGCCTGAAACAATTACAGATTCATTAGTATTTGGGGCAACACCTGTAGTAATAACAGATAATCAAGTATTTACGCTTGAATATGCTGCAGATGTGACAGCAGCAGCACTAACAGCAGCAAACTATACACTTGGAGGTCAAGTGCTTCCTGCAGGTACACAGCTACAATTTATAGACGGAACGAAAAAAGTACGCTTTACTTTACCTGAAGGCTCTATTATTGTAAATGGTAACTATGTGCTTGAAGCGCAAAATATTGTCGATACAAAGGGCAATACACTGAAAGGTGGCAAAGCAACAACTCATATAGCATTGAAAGAAAATATTGCACCTGTAGCATCTACGATAACAGCAGTAGATAGTAAAACGTTTAACGTAAACTTTACGGAAGCTATTGCTGAGCAAGATACTGTAACAGGTGTAACAGTGAAGATTGCTGGTTCAACTGTAGAGCCTGCTGCTGTGACTGTAACTGATGGTAAACTTACAGTTACAACGCAACAGGACTTTGCTTTAACAGATAGTATTGTTGTTGAATTTCAAGCAACTAACCTAGCTGATGTGAATAACAACAAAGTGAAAGATAGTTCTGTTACAAAATAATCTAACAATCAGAGCCCTGTGGAGATAGTTCTCTCTACAGGGCTTTTTCAATAAAAAAATCAAGTGCCTTCATAAGAGAAAGCACTTGATGATATTAAAAATTTTAACGGTAAACAAGTCCACCATCTGTGATAATGGCTTGACCAGTGATATAATCTGCATCATCTGAAGCTAGGAAGGACACTAAATTCGCAACATCTTCAGGTGTTTGATAACGTTGTAAAGCAATCCCAGCAGTGAAGTTAGCGAACGGTTCTCCTGGTTGAAGAGCACCATTGCTATGACGCACCATTTCGGCATCAATGCGATCCCACATTTTTGTTTTCGCAACACCTGGGCAATATGCATTGACCGTAATTTGATGTTGTGCTAGCTCTTTTGCAGATGCATGTGTGATAGCTCGTACAGCATGCTTTGTTGCTGAATATGTGCCAAGCATTTCATAGGCTTCATGCCCTGCAATACTACAAGCATTGATAATTTTCCCTTTAGAGCCTTGTGCGATAAATTGCTTCGCAGCTGCTTGTGTACCAAATACTACGCCATTGACATTAATGCCAAATAAGCGATTTAATTCTTGCTCTTCAATTTCTAAAAATGGTGTGACTGCATCTATACCCGCATTGTTAACAAATACATCGAGGCGACCAAAAGCTTCTACAGCCTTGTTAACAAGGTTGATCTGATCCTCCTGCTTCGAAACATCACCAACAACACCAATAATATCTGCCCCTGTATTTTTCAATTCTTCAACAGTTGAATTTAATAATTCCTCATTGATATCGTGTAAAACTACTTGGAAACCATCTTTAATTAAACGTTCTGCAATACCACGACCTAAACCTCCAGCAGAACCTGTTACAACTGCAACCTTTGTCATAAGTATTTCTCCCTTCAGCTACCAAAAGGTTGGTAACTTTATTTTTATCAGTATAAACTGTTAAGGATAAATATCTTTAACACTGTCAGTATAGTATAACTATCGTTTCACTACAAAAATTTTGCTTGTAATATTAAAAATTTTATTATAAAGACCTTATTTTAATTAATGTTTCAAATAAGGCCTTGAAATATTTCGTTAGTTAATTTAAATGATAGGTAAGTTATTCAAGGAGTGGTTCTGTGGAGTCTTGTACTACAAGAAATGGTCGCATCATTTCATAATCTTCATGGTTTATCTTTTATCGACTTCCAATAAATATTATAATAATATCACATAGGGGGGTTAAAGGATGAAGAAAATATTCAATATAACATTGATTTGTATGATGGTCACGGTATTTTGTTCAACTACTCATTCTAGTGCGGATACAAAAGATTTTGATAGGGATGTAGTGCTTATACCCTACAATAAAATATTAACAAAGCTTAGTAAAGAATATGGCATAGATATGTATATTCCAGAAAAAAATAAAGAAAAATTTTTAAATAAGGTGAAAGGGATGACACCGAAAGAATTTGAAAAGCTGCTAAGACAGCAGTATAACGAATCAAAAAAGTATATCACATCACCTTCTTATGACAAGGCAGAGATGGGAGATTCTCCTTATCCTCAACCAATTCCTAATGCAGAGCAAATGATACCAGCAACACCGTTACAATAAAAATAGCTCCGTATAATTTGCGGGTAATTATTTATAAGTACAGACTATTCTCTATAATTTATGCCCAATATAGCTACATGTGTATTTGGCTGTACCCATTTGTTTTCATAGAACTGTCCCTTTTTTGGAGAGCCGTTCTGCTGTAGACTCCTTTTTATAAGATGATAGGAGGATATGATAGAGATGACAACAGCTATTCGAACATTTAAAAGAGCATGTACAGATGAAACCCAAATTCATAAATTTTTAAGAGAGGCACAAACTGCTTTTCTGGGGCTAGTGGACCATAGTGTACCCTATGTAATACCTTTAAATTATGTGGTGAAAGATGGAATTTTTTATTTCCATGGTGCCAATGACGGAAGAAAAATAAACATCATGACTGCCAATCCAAATGCTTGTATAACAATATGCGAAAATTATGGAACAATGGTAGACCCCATTCCTGCGAACACAGATACAGCTTATATGAGTGTCATTGCAAATGGTGTGGTGGAAATTGTGAGGGATTTAGACGAAGCAACTGTGGCTATGCAGGCTATGCTTGATAAATATGTACCAGGTTATTATCAGGCACCTTTATCGAAAACACATATTGATAAATATCAATCATCGCTAGGCAGTAAAACACTTGTATTTAAAATTAAACCTGCTACTATGACGGTTAAAGAGCATAAGCTAAATGAACAAATGCAATATTATCGTGGCAGAGTTGTTACACAGGATATAAACCGAAAATCGAATGAGGAGCCAATTAAAACTACTTAGGTCCAATAGATGGTGTTGGTATATATCTTCCTCTAAAAGGACATGAAATGAATAAAATGGATAGATGGAATTTATGAGTTTTGTTTAGAGAACCAAAAGGAGAGTTGGAACTAGTTAGTATCCGATTCTTCTTTTTAATTTAAAGAGATAGCGTTAAAAAAGGCTACACATATTGATAGATATAGCCATAACTAAGTGCTATAATGCCTCTGAAAATCATTGGAAATTTCGTGTTTATAAAGAGGGGGCATTTAGTTGAATATTTTAGTTGTTGATGATGAACAGGAAATTGCAGATTTAATTGAGCTTTATTTAAAAAATGAAAATTATCATGTATTTAAGTATTATACAGCTCAAGAGGCTTTGGTCTGTATGGAGCGGGAAAAATTGGATTTAGCTATTCTGGATATCATGATGCCAGATATTGATGGCTTTACAATTTTACAGAAAATCCGAGAAGCATTTAATTTTCCAGTGATTATGCTTACGGCTAAGGAAGAAGAAATTGATAAAATAACTGGATTTTCTCTAGGAGCGGATGATTATATTACAAAGCCTTTTCGTCCATTAGAACTGGTTGCACGCGTAAAGGCACAATTACGAAGATTTACCCTGTACAACCAAGGCTCAAAGCAAAATGAGGCTATTATTGATTTTGCTGGTTTGATTATCAACAAGGATACACGACAGGTTTTACTAAATGAAAGACCATTATCGCTTACACCTACAGAATTCTCTATTCTATGGTATTTAAGCTCAAACAGAGGTAAGGTCATTAGTGCCGAGGAATTATTTCGAGAGGTTTGGGGAGAAAAGTATTACAACAGCAATAACACCGTAATGGTGCATATTAGGCATTTACGAGAAAAAATGAACGATTCTGTGGACAATCCAAAGTTTATTAAGACGGTTTGGGGAGTGGGGTATACCATTGATAAATGAGTTTGGAAGACTGAAGAGAAAAATGATTTTACAAATTATTGTTATTCTTGTGATTGCCCTGATAGTCGGTTATTTCATTAACTTCGTATTTATTGACGGTATCTTGCAGGCTCCTTTTGCGGACGTCTTTATGGCTTTTTGTGAAAATATTTTACAATTAGATTATTATGCAGCACGAAACGCGTATAATGTGCTATTTCAACAAAATAAACCATTTTGGCTAGCGATAGGATTTATACTATTACTGCTAATTATTTTTTATATTGCATTGTCCCGTTTTACTCGTTACTTTCATCAAATTAGTACAGGTATTACAATGCTTGCAGATGAGTCAGAAAAGGAAATACATCTACCTGCTGAACTTGATTTTTTAGAGAAGAAATTAAATGATGTGAAAAATAAATTAGAAAAACGTGCAAAGGATGCTCAAGAGGCAGAGCAACGAAAGAATGATCTTGTTGTCTATTTAGCGCATGATATTAAAACACCGTTAACGTCCATTATTGGCTATCTAAGCCTGTTAGATGAAGCAAAGGATATGCCTGTGGAGCAAAAGGAAAAATATGTAGCGGTTACGTTAGAAAAATCAAATAGGCTAGAACAATTAATCAATGAGTTTTTTGAAATCACCAGATTTAATTTACAATCCATTATTTTAGAGAAGGATCTTATTCCACTCAACTATATGTTAATGCAGGTAGCAGATGAATTTTACCCATTATTAGCACCAAAAGGTCAAAAAGCTATCGTTAAAATAGATGAAGACATCACTATTTATGCGGATGGCAATAAATTAGCGAGGGTCTTTAATAATATTTTAAAAAATGCAATGGCTTATAGCCACCCAAATAGTACAATTGAAATTAGTGCTAATAACGAAAATAATCAGACATGGATTTCTTTTATAAATACAGGAAAGACCATTCCTCCTGAAAAATTAAAGATGATATTTGAAAAGTTTTATCGTTTAGATCTTGCGAGGTCCTCACAAACTGGTGGTGCGGGACTTGGCTTAGCCATTTCGAATGAAATTGTACAAGCCCATGGAGGGACTATTACGGCTACCTCTAGCGATGAAAAAACAGTATTTACTGTTAAACTGCCAAACAATTCTTAAGAAATCTTAAGAATTCACTAATAGTTAATTAAAAATAAGCTCCTTTTTTTATGGTTGAATATAAGCATAAAGAGAAGGAGTTGTTTTTATGTTCACTAAAAAAGGTATTTTTAGTATATCGTTTATCATAATTATGTTATTCGTTTATGTTATGGTTTCAAAAGAAACGCCCATATCATTTGTTGACTCTTCAAAAGTAGATGTACTTGCAACGAGTGAAGATATACTTGATGTCGATTTATACAGCTCGAATGCAATTTTAGTTAATTTAGATAACAATCAGGTTTTATTGGATAAAAATAGCGAGGAGAGAATTTATCCTGCATCTTTGACAAAAATGATGACCGTTTTAGTTGCTATTGAACATATTCAAAATTTACACCCGAATTATTCATAGCTAACTGACCTGAGTTCGTTTTGTCATATTTCTTATCACAGACCAAGTTTCTCTGGAATTTAAATGGAGGAATAAATGATTTAGGCCAGTTGATACTTAAAAAATGGGAATTTACCTGTTTTTAGGCAGACTTATCCCTTGGTACGGGTTCGATTTTTTAAAAAAGTGATCTAGTTGGTGGAAAGCTGCTGCACTCTGGTCAGAATGTCTGAAAAGAAGCGCGCATAGACGAAGCTGGACGCTAATTTGAAATGCAGGTAACGACCAGATTTTACAAGTTTACTGGCAACTTTAATTAACCGTGTGCGAATGGTTTGGATTTGAAGCCCATTTTTCGCAGATGGAAACGTTAATGTACGTAACCAATTCGTTAAATTGTAGGCGAGTAAACTGATCATCATGCGTGCTTCGTTCACTTGGAAATCATGGCTTTTCATTTGATCGAATCCGAAGCCATCTTTCGCCTCTTTAATGAAGTTTTCCATTGCGCCACGTTTTTGATAGGACGTGAGAATGGCTTCCGGTGAAAAGGCAGTTTCGCTTAAATTTGTGACGAAAAAGGCATGGGTGAAGAACAGTTCACCTGCTGGGCGTGTAGACTGAATAATGATGCGACGTGACGTATTCCATGAACCAGCCTGATAGATTGACTCCTCCACATAACGTTCGGCTTTTGTGACATCACGGATTTCAGATGTTGGATGTAGTTCTTCCGCAAGTGCTTTCAGTCTGGCGTTCGACTTTAAACGAATGATGTAATAGACCGATTCATCTTCGCAAAGTTTGTATAAGTCGGGTACTGCGAAGCCGCTATCACCACGCACGAGTGTTGTCGTTTCGGGAAAGTTTTCGTTGTAATGATCCAGTAAAGGGCGGACAAATTCCACGACACCGTTTGATGTATACCTATTCCCTGGGCGTAGCTGCGCTTTTAAAAAATCACCGGTGAAGCCGTCAAACGCAACGAGTGGATGAAAGCCGACTGTGCCGTAATGGCTATTGTATGAGGCATTTTCTTGCTTGCCATATGTATCCGCATGAGACGAATCCAGATCAATTAAAAGAGTCGTCGATTGACGTAACTGATGCACCCGGTCCAGTAGTTCTTGATTCGCCGCTTGAAGTTGTTGGAGTGCCTGTTTGTCAAAGCGTTTGAAAAATCGAGATAAAGATGGCTGAGATGCAAGTGCTGGTTTTCCAAGTACACGCGTGAAAACTGGATCGTGCGTTAATGTATCCGCTGCGTCATCCTCGTGATAGCCTGCGATGAGCTGATATATTTTTTGACGAAGAAGTTCCATATTGTCATGGATACAGTAAGAACGCTCATCTTTTAAGTGAAGGTGTTTGGCGATTGTTTTGGAAAAGCCGATTTTTTCATCGAACTCACGGAAGATAAATTGGCCTGTATCAGAAGAAAGCTCACCTCCATCGTGAGTTAATTTCAGTTGGTGATTGAAATGAAGTGTTGTTTGCGGTAATCTAATCATGAGAAGAATCCTTTCTTTTGGTTAGTTCTTGGTCGATTTAACCTTAACAGAAATGGATTCTTTTTTCATTTTTTTAGTGAAAAAGAGAATCCCACAGGAAAGGCGATAAATCGCCTTTCCTGTGGGATTTTGTATTTGGGTGTGAATAATTAGGGTTACAACAAGAAGTTGTGTTACCCAAAAATATATTTCATGATTTATATGAAAAAAATGCTTCAATGGCAGGTTTTCTCCCTAATGAGCAGCTTACAGTAGAGGATTTATTGTATGGTTCCATGTTGCCATCAGGTGCAGAGGCATCTATCGGCTTGGCTGAATATATTACAGGCTCAGAGGAAGAGTTTGTCAAACTTATGAATAACAAGGCTCAACAGCTTGGCATGATAAATACGCATTTTATGAATACAACGGGTCTGCATCACCCAGAACATTATACAACGGTACAGGATATTGCTTTGCTTCTACAGTATGCATTAACAAATAGTGAATTTCGTCAGATTTATACTGCGGAAAGATACTCGATAAAGCAAACAAATCGTCATCCAGAAGGCATGACATTTACCAATCGAATGTTTCAACATATGACTTCAGGCGAGTTGTCAGCAGGGGAAATCTTAGGTGGTAAAACGGGTTATACAGAGGAGGCTGGGTTATGCTTAGCGAGTTTAGCTACAGTCAATGGACAAGAATATATCCTCGTAACAGTAGGAGCCAAAGGAGA is part of the Lysinibacillus sp. FSL K6-0232 genome and harbors:
- the vanR gene encoding VanR-ABDEGLN family response regulator transcription factor — translated: MNILVVDDEQEIADLIELYLKNENYHVFKYYTAQEALVCMEREKLDLAILDIMMPDIDGFTILQKIREAFNFPVIMLTAKEEEIDKITGFSLGADDYITKPFRPLELVARVKAQLRRFTLYNQGSKQNEAIIDFAGLIINKDTRQVLLNERPLSLTPTEFSILWYLSSNRGKVISAEELFREVWGEKYYNSNNTVMVHIRHLREKMNDSVDNPKFIKTVWGVGYTIDK
- a CDS encoding S-layer homology domain-containing protein is translated as MTKQLKGRKFFVTAATAALVASAIVPVASAAELKDADSISSWAKEAVQFLTDKGFIQGDEKGNFNPAGTLTRAEAAEVLSKALDLKATGTEDFSDVDEKDWFYNAVLATSPELFDGMGNGKFEPKAQLTREQAAKVIVEGYQLTGEADLGQFADAAKASKWAVSYLEIAVANGVINGKGALLAPQDKISREEFATMIKRTIDAVEDVEEEEVVPAVEAVKGLNAREFEVKFNTAVDAKDAVILTKYAIEGVSITNAIIAEDGMTVTLTTDKALKLTHGKVTVKPIKTKADATVLTEELNTLTTFEDKTSAAILAVEPKDTTAVITFNEHVQNAGTVNVNGVQLPADRYTLSDKTLTITGLTPEQSYKVDIVGATDFANNIAHPLTVSFTTLKPAADHTKPTVATTVNGTDIILDFSEELVKQNLDANTTTEEYAKVTVGTTVFYLTNAQLKDATDKTVFTLNAASALGTSQFINTKIKVEGHRDLAGNVGDAFETNAILSKDTTPATLVAASAKMLVADNSNVATDVDALYLTFNEPVTVNGNLTLKSKNGIVYTAGSVTAVKADAGVDVDGNGKIEGAEKNTVKVAIDLDSNSSYLFELAANAVTDVAGNVTANTIAFNVATGAFETVPETITDSLVFGATPVVITDNQVFTLEYAADVTAAALTAANYTLGGQVLPAGTQLQFIDGTKKVRFTLPEGSIIVNGNYVLEAQNIVDTKGNTLKGGKATTHIALKENIAPVASTITAVDSKTFNVNFTEAIAEQDTVTGVTVKIAGSTVEPAAVTVTDGKLTVTTQQDFALTDSIVVEFQATNLADVNNNKVKDSSVTK
- a CDS encoding acetoin reductase, whose translation is MTKVAVVTGSAGGLGRGIAERLIKDGFQVVLHDINEELLNSTVEELKNTGADIIGVVGDVSKQEDQINLVNKAVEAFGRLDVFVNNAGIDAVTPFLEIEEQELNRLFGINVNGVVFGTQAAAKQFIAQGSKGKIINACSIAGHEAYEMLGTYSATKHAVRAITHASAKELAQHQITVNAYCPGVAKTKMWDRIDAEMVRHSNGALQPGEPFANFTAGIALQRYQTPEDVANLVSFLASDDADYITGQAIITDGGLVYR
- a CDS encoding pyridoxamine 5'-phosphate oxidase family protein → MTTAIRTFKRACTDETQIHKFLREAQTAFLGLVDHSVPYVIPLNYVVKDGIFYFHGANDGRKINIMTANPNACITICENYGTMVDPIPANTDTAYMSVIANGVVEIVRDLDEATVAMQAMLDKYVPGYYQAPLSKTHIDKYQSSLGSKTLVFKIKPATMTVKEHKLNEQMQYYRGRVVTQDINRKSNEEPIKTT
- a CDS encoding GTP-binding protein; protein product: MTKIPVTVLSGYLGAGKTTILNQLLANRDGRKIAVIVNDMSEINIDSQLIKEQGFSRTTEKLVELSNGCICCTLREDLMIEVEKLVAAGDIDSIVIESTGISEPIPVAQTFSYIDEETGIDLTSHCRLDAMITVVDANRFWYDYESGETLLERKQTDDIYDQRDVSDLLIDQIEFADIICVTKADLVTPEYLEVLQAFLLKLNPDAEQHIVKNGIIKPELLLDRHLFDFDKASQGAGWIKELNEEHVPETEEYGISSFVYRRRRPFHPQRWYEWLDQLPVEIVRAKGFFWLATRDIPGILSQAGASIQFQGAGEWIADLPQELQEAELKEDPALRARWDETYGDKQTELVFIGIELDREEIESELDKCLLTDAEMMEDWQQFSDPLPKFIVST
- a CDS encoding NAD(P)/FAD-dependent oxidoreductase is translated as MNKYDCIVIGGGPAGLSAALTLGRACRKVALFDNETNRNRVTQTSHGFLTRDGITPLQFKSIAMKELEAYPTISVLHQTVIAIKKEETNLFLVQTANNESYLSEKILLATGIQEEFFLAQIRQYYGKSLFSCPYCDGWEQKEKALAILAEDEEHILHMTKLVYNWSRDLMVFTNGNPLSDEVHHELERRKIKIYTATIKNLHGEHGNLQSIELATGDNIARSGGFVVPSFMRPNKFAEQLHCQFDENQCIITDGTGQTTVSGVYIAGETKKAVPSSLMIAAAEGFQAAVSINMDLIVARF
- the vanS gene encoding vancomycin resistance histidine kinase VanS yields the protein MILQIIVILVIALIVGYFINFVFIDGILQAPFADVFMAFCENILQLDYYAARNAYNVLFQQNKPFWLAIGFILLLLIIFYIALSRFTRYFHQISTGITMLADESEKEIHLPAELDFLEKKLNDVKNKLEKRAKDAQEAEQRKNDLVVYLAHDIKTPLTSIIGYLSLLDEAKDMPVEQKEKYVAVTLEKSNRLEQLINEFFEITRFNLQSIILEKDLIPLNYMLMQVADEFYPLLAPKGQKAIVKIDEDITIYADGNKLARVFNNILKNAMAYSHPNSTIEISANNENNQTWISFINTGKTIPPEKLKMIFEKFYRLDLARSSQTGGAGLGLAISNEIVQAHGGTITATSSDEKTVFTVKLPNNS
- a CDS encoding IS1380 family transposase; the encoded protein is MIRLPQTTLHFNHQLKLTHDGGELSSDTGQFIFREFDEKIGFSKTIAKHLHLKDERSYCIHDNMELLRQKIYQLIAGYHEDDAADTLTHDPVFTRVLGKPALASQPSLSRFFKRFDKQALQQLQAANQELLDRVHQLRQSTTLLIDLDSSHADTYGKQENASYNSHYGTVGFHPLVAFDGFTGDFLKAQLRPGNRYTSNGVVEFVRPLLDHYNENFPETTTLVRGDSGFAVPDLYKLCEDESVYYIIRLKSNARLKALAEELHPTSEIRDVTKAERYVEESIYQAGSWNTSRRIIIQSTRPAGELFFTHAFFVTNLSETAFSPEAILTSYQKRGAMENFIKEAKDGFGFDQMKSHDFQVNEARMMISLLAYNLTNWLRTLTFPSAKNGLQIQTIRTRLIKVASKLVKSGRYLHFKLASSFVYARFFSDILTRVQQLSTN